Proteins encoded together in one Heterodontus francisci isolate sHetFra1 chromosome 20, sHetFra1.hap1, whole genome shotgun sequence window:
- the LOC137380504 gene encoding neuropeptide Y receptor type 4-2-like: MADGPILRYGNYSLPFNASGWNLPDFGNPCPTSAALTGFLVASYCAVMAVGLLGNICLICVIAKQKEKTNVTNMLIANLSFSDIMICVFCLPFTVVYTLMDYWIFGEVLCKMVPFIQCMSVTVSILSLVMIALERHQLIINPTGWKPSVPQAYRTVVLIWMLACFISLPFVAFHVLTDEPFRDLPVSIAPLANEDICTESWPSREQKLVYTTWLLAFQYCAPLAFIAVCYGRIYRRLKTRKELLDRAGEDNRRLTNSRRITLMLGFLVIGFGLCWLPLNVFNAIADWDLDAVMHCHHNLIFSLCHLAGMASTCINPIVYGFLNNNFKKELRAIIVHCRWSRQEDGEHFPLSTMNTELSKTSLRLSCRNNVAA; this comes from the coding sequence ATGGCAGATGGTCCCATTCTCCGATATGGTAATTACTCCCTTCCCTTCAATGCCTCAGGCTGGAATTTGCCCGATTTTGGAAATCCCTGCCCAACCTCAGCGGCCCTCACCGGCTTTCTGGTGGCCTCTTACTGTGCCGTCATGGCTGTTGGTTTACTGGGAAACATCTGCTTAATTTGTGTGATAGCAAAGCAGAAGGAGAAAACGAATGTGACCAACATGCTCATTGCCAACCTGTCCTTCTCAGATATCATGATCTGTGTCTTCTGTCTCCCTTTTACAGTAGTCTACACCCTAATGGACTATTGGATTTTTGGCGAAGTCTTGTGTAAGATGGTCCCTTTCATCCAGTGTATGTCAGTGACAGTATCCATTCTATCCTTGGTCATGATTGCTCTGGAAAGACATCAACTCATTATAAACCCGACAGGTTGGAAACCGAGTGTCCCCCAAGCATATAGGACAGTAGTGCTCATCTGGATGCTAGCCTGTTTCATTTCCTTGCCCTTTGTGGCTTTTCATGTTCTAACAGACGAACCTTTCAGGGACCTTCCTGTCTCCATCGCGCCACTGGCTAACGAAGATATCTGCACGGAGTCATGGCCATCCAGGGAGCAGAAACTGGTATACACGACATGGCTCCTAGCCTTTCAATACTGTGCGCCCCTTGCTTTCATTGCAGTCTGTTACGGCAGAATATACAGGAGACTAAAGACAAGGAAGGAGTTGTTAGACAGAGCAGGTGAGGATAACCGCAGACTGACAAACAGCAGAAGGATAACCCTGATGCTTGGCTTCCTGGTTATCGGATTTGGCCTCTGCTGGTTACCGTTAAATGTATTCAATGCCATTGCAGACTGGGATCTGGACGCAGTGATGCATTGTCACCACAATCTCATCTTTTCCCTATGCCACCTGGCAGGAATGGCTTCCACTTGTATCAACCCTATCGTCTACGGCTTCCTGAACAATAACTTCAAAAAAGAGCTGCGGGCCATCATTGTGCACTGTAGATGGAGCAGACAGGAAGATGGAGAACACTTCCCATTGTCTACCATGAATACAGAGCTTTCCAAGACCTCCCTGCGACTGAGCTGCAGGAATAACGTGGCGGCGTAG